The nucleotide sequence TGTGAGTGGGCGTGGTGGATGCACTACCTATCTAATCTTTCTGCATAAAGAGGAAGCAATAGGTGTCACGTTTTTGTCATGTGattcccatcctcattaattgCCCGACACCTTTATTCTACAGTCTCTCcacattgttatttttattattattattattattttaaaatataaaaccaaTATGAAATCCAAAaagttcactttttttttcGGAGTTGTTAAAAGGGTATTGTtgcatttaaatattttaaaccaAACGattaaaaatacaatcaaaagaTTCTCACCTGTGCATATTAGGAttacaatttctttttcttcttttttttttttttgtgcttgtgatgtgtaaataattaatttagttatcaaatcgatcgaaataataaaattaaataaatcaaaattatgtaaaaaaattaaatttaactcaccaaacaaatacaaaaattaaacaaactaaaaaccaaaaaaaatagaacaaatataaaaaaaattgaatagaaaaaatttaaagtcaCGGGTcctaatcaaaataaataagaaagagaacgATGAGTTGATCGCTAGTCACTagttgaagaaaagaaaaggtgaaTCGATCATGAATCACGAATTATCGattaaaacaaaagagaaaatgtTAGAATCGATTGAGATGGTAACGCAAGACTCAGATCGGATTTTagtctttcatttttcttcttttgtttttcaattcaAGTAAAAAACGACATAAGATATGTCACCGGGGGGGTGGGTGGTTGTACGGCATCAATTTATCATTTAAGAATGTTGATTCCAATTGACACGTTACATAATTTAATGCGTGAAGTTGCTGGAGAAAGAGACATCATAATGTACATTATTTATTCACAGTGCTACTCTAATAATGCAGCAACAcgcaacacacacacacacacacacacatatatatatatatatataataaccaaattaagggggtgtttggcttaccctttttgGGAAAGGTTTTaagttgtttaatttttaaattgtataaGTTTAAAAGTTGGGTaacatttaaattgataatatatttagataaatatatttttaaattattaattaataattatatatttaatttaaaagaactTATAAGTTATtagaaattgataaaaaaacgaaaataaatatgttgttaatcaatgtaaataaaatttataaaaatattaatttttaataaaaataaattataaattgatgtataaaattttatcattagatgttgataaattatatataattattaaaaaatatattaatataataaatatatgttaaatctatatatatatatatatatatatacacatagagaAGGCGTGAGCACTGGTCGATAGAGGAGGAGGCGACGGGCAATGGACGACAGCGACAATTAATGAGGATGGAGGCAACAACTACCATGGAAGAGATGAAGGCCATGACTATGACGGCTGAAACTAGAGAGAGACGGCGACAACGACGATGACTGAGAATGAGGTAATCGAAGATGGGGATGGGGCTGAAGACGACGGCTGACGGCCTCTATAAAAAAGATGGAAGTACCAACAATAATGGTGAAGACGACGGCTGACGGCCTCTATAGAGAAGATGGAAGCACCAACAATAATGGAGAAACTGGAATGGGtttagatagatagatagtAGAGATAGGATAAGGAATTAAAGTGTAAATATGTGAAATATGCGAGGATAATGTAgtcatttaatcaattaatgcaAATAAGCTCATATAAGCATTTTTAGAAAAGTTAGGGGATGGGCTTTTGCTAAAGATTGGTACGAGAGCTTTTAAGTTTCTAAAACATGCCAAACACTTAAAAAATAAGCTTAACagtttataaattaaatgaataacTCATAAGAGGTCAAACCAATAAATCAAACACTCTCTAAATACATTGGAACCAGAGAAAAATTGACCAATAGATCGATTTAGAGTTTTAAGATAAATTCAAATGTTTTCAACTTATTGCTATATTCTTAATTGATTTAACCTCCGtttatttgggaaaaaattgtttttatgaagaaaaataatttttttagaaaacaatATCTTAAAAGATGTTTTTTTAAATGTGTTTTTTGTTGTATGACTATAACCTAAAAATGTTAGTAAAATactatttatagtgtttgggtggcacttataatttttaaatattttttattgttttgccTTGTAAagaacacagagagagagagagagagagagagagcgagaggggAACACTGGGCCGGATAGTAGACTGTAGACGACAGTTAGCGAGAGGAGGAGCGGGAGCGGCGGCGGCGATGCAGGTGCACATGGCGATGGCAACACAGGCAAAGCCTGACGGAGACAGTGACGAATATGGCAACACAGGTGGAGACTGACAGAGTGCAACAAAGAAAAGTGGATTGCCATAGGCGGACAATGCTCATACTGTGTTTTGAAAGTGATTTCCTATTCTCAAAACAGAAGTTATTTTCCTAGAGGATGCATCATCATTTAATACTACTTGAATTGGACGAAGATGGTgaagaaattattttctagtttgGAATCGGTCAAAATTGGATAAATCAGTTGGTCCAATCAAATGCTTTAAGCTTCCCTCTTCTTTAATTGGGTTGAAGTGGGGAAGACCCACCGGGCCAGGGCTTCAAATTGAGGCccaattcttctttttctaatcGAAGACTCTAACTGGATTATTCAACTAGGCTCAAGCTCAATTGGGTccttgcaattggatttatcaAATGCGTCTGTGGTATTCACATTCAATaatacaaactagcaatagtaATAATGTACTATAAAGTCCCAAACTCTAGAACGAGACCATCCCTCTGGTTTGAGAAGGGGTCCTTGAATGGCAACAACCTCCTGTAAATTGGCTCTTTAATCTCCATATTCACCAATTACCCATTCCCTTCAGCTTCAAAAGACAGAGAAATCCCATAAATTaatgagaattttaaaaatctcaatcCCAGTCCGATCCAATCTAACTGTCTTAAGACAAGGTCCGACCCTCAACACCCACCACCCACCCTTGCCAGTGTTTGTGAGTTAGTAACCCAATTcaaaaaaacaatttaaataaaatcaaactatAAGAACCCAAATGCTAAATTAAAACAGTAGGCCCCTTGCAAATAACGTGAACAAATATAGAATCAAAAGCGAAAATTGCCCTCTATTCAAATGTTCTTTTTCTGCACCAACCAAACAAGTCCTGCCGCTAGAGTCAACTGGCCGTATTAGAAATAGAACGGAATTGAGATGCAATACAACAAATCATCAGTGCGGTACGCATGACGCCCAAATCTTTTCAAGCTTCCAAATGAATTCTCAGCAACATCAAATCTCCAACAACCTAATGCATGCAATTATCGAACCATCCAGTTGTCTATCTCACATCGCCGCTGCCGCAGAGCCCTGCCGCCAAGTCACCGCGATCGGGCTTCTCACTCGATGAGTCCCGTCGGTCCACTCGACTGAACCGAATCCCTCCGAAGCAACACTAAGCTTATCCGACGCCATGGTGCTCGTGAACGTGATCTCATAGGCCAGCTTCTGGTTCTCCTCGCTAAACGCAAGCTTGCTCGGCGAAACACTCACCTCCACCGACGGTGGAGCAGCCACTTTCGCCTCGTAAATTGCATTGGCGGAGCTTCCCACGTTCTTCACGACTCTCTTGTACTTGACCATTCTTCGATCCGAATCAAAGACAACAGAGAATGATGGATAGTTCAGATCGCCGGGAGTAGCCAAGCCCCGTGCACCGCAATCCACCGTAGCGGGGTCCTTCACGAAAACTGCGATTCTCCGCGCATCGTATCCAATGGCGCAGAGGAACGCCACGTAATCGCTTACTTCGATATCGTAGACCAAGCCAGGATTAAGGGCCCGGTTCGGGTCCACGTGTCCAGCTCCGTGGATGAACGGTGTTGATTGGCCGCCAGTGGCAAGGTCTGTAATATTGAGGCCGTTGTTGTCCAAACTGTAAGCGGTTGTCATGAGGGCAGATTTGATAGCAGCTGGGGACCAATCCGGGTAGGCTTTTCGGAGCAAAGCGGCCAACCCGCTAACGTGCGGGCAGGACATGGATGTGCCCGAGATGATATTAAATTCGACCCGTCTCGGGTCGATGTCCAGATCGGTTGGGCCGACGAAACCGGTCCAACCGGCCAAGATGTTGACGCCCGGAGCTATCACGTCCGGTTTGAGAATCTCGGCCGTCCGAAGGTTCGGACCGCGGCTCGAAAATGCCGCAACCCTTGGAGCCGACGGCGAAGAGCCGATAACGGTCCCCCTGAACGAAATCGTGGCGGTAGGTGCAGGGTCCGATTTAACGTACGCTCTGACCTTATCGCCGGCGATTTGTCCCACCATCGTCGCTGGGATGAGATGTGAATCAGCGATGAGCTCTTCGCCGCTCTCTTCGGTGTTGGCCATTATCATCCCGACACCTCCCGCGCTTTTCACGGCGGCTCCTTTGGCTACTCTGGCGTTGCCTCCACGATCGCAGATAACAATTTTCCCGGCGACTTTGGCTTCATCGAGCCTTCCTGAGTAACAATACCTGCTTCCGCAATCGCTTGCGTATACCAACGGCAGCTTCGAATCGCCAAGCGAATCGCCGGAATAGAGCGATACACCTCCGAAGACCCTACCATCGCCGAGAATAACATCAGCCGGAAACTCCCTATCAATGGTCGAAGCACCGACGGTGAGAATCCACG is from Diospyros lotus cultivar Yz01 chromosome 2, ASM1463336v1, whole genome shotgun sequence and encodes:
- the LOC127795323 gene encoding subtilisin-like protease SBT1.4, yielding MAAIPNLHFFFFFLLCFASPILSVSSESSDRPSTFIIHVSRSEKPPRLTSRRSWYSSILRSLSSSSTHASRILYTYDRAVHGFSARLTAAQAAELRRVQGILAVVPDQARQIHTTRTPQFLGLTDSFGLWPNSDYAEDVIIGVLDTGIWPERPSFSDDGLSEVPSGWKGKCETAQDFPASSCNRKIIGARVYFRGYEAAMEEEIDESAESKSPRDTEGHGTHTASTAAGSVVANAGFFQYARGEARGMAVKARIAAYKICWSLGCFDSDILAAMDEAVADGVHIISLSVGASRAPQYDHDSIAIGAFGAAQHGVLVSCSAGNSGPGPYTAVNIAPWILTVGASTIDREFPADVILGDGRVFGGVSLYSGDSLGDSKLPLVYASDCGSRYCYSGRLDEAKVAGKIVICDRGGNARVAKGAAVKSAGGVGMIMANTEESGEELIADSHLIPATMVGQIAGDKVRAYVKSDPAPTATISFRGTVIGSSPSAPRVAAFSSRGPNLRTAEILKPDVIAPGVNILAGWTGFVGPTDLDIDPRRVEFNIISGTSMSCPHVSGLAALLRKAYPDWSPAAIKSALMTTAYSLDNNGLNITDLATGGQSTPFIHGAGHVDPNRALNPGLVYDIEVSDYVAFLCAIGYDARRIAVFVKDPATVDCGARGLATPGDLNYPSFSVVFDSDRRMVKYKRVVKNVGSSANAIYEAKVAAPPSVEVSVSPSKLAFSEENQKLAYEITFTSTMASDKLSVASEGFGSVEWTDGTHRVRSPIAVTWRQGSAAAAM